Genomic segment of Triticum aestivum cultivar Chinese Spring chromosome 6A, IWGSC CS RefSeq v2.1, whole genome shotgun sequence:
TGTATCTAAAACTTAGCAAATATATTTCACGAGCAAGCAGGAGCACTGCATTTTCATTTCCGTAGAGGGAAAACTGCACAAAGAAGCTTGGCAAATGTTGAAAGGTCTCCCACAAAAATTTGGGAACTGATTTGAACTCTGCTAGAAATTGTTGGATCTGTGGATGATAGTACATATTGTTCTGAAATCTCAACATCTTGGCCTGAACTCTTTACCCATACGGATACAGTTCCCATAGCACTAGAGAGAAACAAAACTGCAAACACAGCAGCTGACGCTACAGCAGACGGAAAGAAGCTGGCCACCATCCATGCGAGGCATTGAAAACACAGCGTATCTGCGGCAGGTGTGGGTCAGGCGTTGAAGCACCATTTCTatgtcttagagcatctccagtcgcgcCCCAACAAGGCTTCCCAGGCCACTTTTCGGCCGCCGGCACCGAAAAATCGGCCCAATCACGTCCCCATGGGCCCGTTTTTCATTGGCTCGGGCAGAAATTAGCGTCGGCGGACCCAAcacgaacccggcgcgctggggggtgctcgggggcgccgggcgaatcgttttggtgcgaaagagccgcgggccctccTCGCCAGCGATTCGTctctcttctcgccgcttcgtcgtcctcatcgcctcgtttcccgtagcgaatcaatgccaaaactgccgcgcgctgccgcgccggtcagcctgcgtCATTGATGCCttacgggcggcgcagtgaagaccggataacgcgcgtccctcgccctccctcgcccgtCACGCGTACACACGGCGGCACGCGTacgggcggcgcctcggcctatataagaCGCGCCCCAGGGCGCCGAAGGAGGAGACACGCACTCTCTCGCCGTTgccgttcctccctctcctctctctcgccgtctccagttcatcacccatggccgagcgcttcccaggcgacggcgcggcggcgaacggcttcggccgccgccatcttcatgaagatgaagctcggctcctctacgaggccgagtacccggtcccgccggacatgcaggtgcccggggcgtggaggatcagcgccggcggggtcccggtgccaccaccgcccaccggggCGGCGAGGCGTGCGGAGATCACGCGTATCCGTACCTCGCTGCCGCAGGCGGCGAGGGAAGGGCcgcggtacgtccccgacagccctcTGTGGGAGGCCTACTTCCGTCGccgccacgccgagcagctcgaggccaccaacggcgtcgtgccctccgggagGCTCAACGTCGACGGGCgccgccgatggtggggcgtgccaggccgcacgctggaggccgtcctcgagtacatcgcgGGCGGCAACATGCCGCGgctggagtaccccgctcccccgtccctCTCCCGCCGGCGTGGGAGCTCCTGGGCGCCGAGGCGCATGGACCCGGGGGCGTCCTCCTCTTCGTCcggcggctctccctgcctccgccccgtcaagccgaaGCCCCAAGACACGCCGGTCAGCCGCCGCACCCGTAGCTCCCGCGTCCGCATCGCCGACTCCACCCCCCCTCTGGCCGCCTCGTCCTCGTCAGGCCAAAGCCGGAGCCCGGTCTCCCcgtggagtacgaggagatagcccggcgcggcatctccgacgaggacgccctacGGTGGGCGCGGGACAACTACCTCCGCGAGGAGACGGTCCGGCAatgccgggccctggaggagatcgccgcccgcaagcgtgggcgcgaggacgaacACGGCGTCGTCATCCGCGACAGCTccgacgacgaggacgcccccggaTCGTCCAACCCGGCGCGCCAACCAGgggaggggtgcagcagggacggcggccgccGAGGAggtgacgacgacgacggcggcgactacacgcagttctaccgcctcctcggcatgtagagcaaggacggcgagcggcgacgagcgaGACGGCGGGCCtagtagtttttttattttttgtaaaaaaaattaaaTATGTATGAACTAGCCGAACTTTGCTTGAATTTGCGTCGTGTTTGTGTTGaatttaaattttttgaaaaaaaatatgagCGCTGCGACTGGGGAGCATCACGTCCCGAGCACGCGGTTTTGCGCCGGTGTATCCTCAGGGACGATTTTTAGCACCTCTTAGAGGCCGAagagctggagatgctcttattctTCTCTGGCGCTACAGAGACACGACCAGGACCAGCCGTGTGGCCTCGTGCGGAATCCGGGCTGCAAGGCATCCGTCCGCACAGCGCCCTCCTGCACAAAACACACCAGCGCACGGTTTAGTACCACATCGGCAGCCGAGTTGCCTTGGGTCTGGAGGGGCGGCTACATATGCAGCCCACGGGCAAATTTGAAACTTACTTACCTGGACGGGGTCGACGGCCGATCAAGAAGGGTCATGGCCTAGATCAATGGCCCGCATTGCACTTGGCAAGCGTGTTGATCTGCCATCTCCCCTTGTTGGGAGAGTGGGCGTCATAATTTGTGATAGAGGGGGTACGCGTTCGCGCGGCCCCTGCCAATTCTAATTCAAGCTTCAAATTCTACAGATTCAAGTTTTGACATTGGCACTCTACATGAGTGTCAGGACAATGTAGATGCAGATTCAGACTAACATTAGCATTTTGAGTTTCAGGAAGGCACAATTCATACTACATTGGAAATATGCTTCCTCCTGATGGAGGTTGACTTGGGTTCATCATTGTCACATGGGGGATACATATAGATCTCAAATATGGTGGAATCGGATCAAATTTTCGCACATATGTACATGATGTCATACATGGGATAAGGCTACAAAAGATATGTACAGGTCTTTGTTATATTCTGGGAACTTGACATGTCGAATCAATGCATGAAATCGCATGTTTCAGCAATGGGGAATCAGCCCTCTCCAGACCAACCAAACAGCTTCGTCCATGGCTGCAAGAGATGTGGCGGCGCTACCGTCTTCAAGAGGCGCCTTGAGGGGGTAAGCCGGTGCCAAGGTCTTCATGAGGCAACAACACCTTCACAGACGTCCCCACGACACAACGGGCACACCCTGCAGCATTGCATCGACAAAACCTTAGCAGGAGATAGCTAGCGAAACAGGCCCGCGTTATCGGCGATCTAAAATTGCCTTTTTGCAACAGGAGGAGCTTTTTATTCCTTACCTGTGTATTTCTTTGAGCCACTTGTCGACACACTGCAGGTGAAACTCATGTTTGCATGGGAGACTTCTTATCTGATCTCCATCCTCATATTCAGTTAAGCAGATATGGCACCTGAAGAAGGTGACAAGCACAATGTTAACATTTCAGCATCTCCCAGGACCACTCCGAATGAAAAGACTCAAACcaggaaaaagaagaaatccaagtGTTAACTTGCAATTCCAAACTATATTTCAAGATATCTGACATGGGACTTATGATAGCTTTATGGAGAGATGTCCATATTTTTAGCTAGAGAATCCAGGCCTCACAAAATCGAGCTTCAAGTGCACAATAAATTCAATATCTGACATGTACAATACAATCATTCTCAACTCGTGGGTACTAGTCTACTAGACATAACAGATTTGCAAAGACCAAAAGAAGAAGGGTGTCAAACAGCGATCATCCACACGATTCAGGGTCTCTCTAGATGCTGCACACAAACTTCTACTCATCAGTTATCACAACACTGTTATCCCCTTTATCCAGGCGCTAACAGCAAAACATGCAAAATCCGCAAAGTGCAAACTGTGTCTAGTAAATTCAACTTGACATGGTGATTTTAACACCTAGCTCATTGTGATAGATATTATGTCATGGAAGACAAAGTATTAACCAGAACATGCTTCCTTCGTAAGTTCTCTAAGATGTCAACAATGCCTAGTTAGCAATTAAAATTGTATAGATTATTATTCAGTGTCTCACAATATGGTTTCTGGCTGGATTATAATAGGTGTAAGATAAAATTGTTGGGAAGTTTATTTGAAGCAATTATCAGAAACATACCAACATCAGAATTAGTAAAACTGCTCCCTTAGGAAAATTAGACAGATTAAAATGACAAGAAGCTCACTGTTCCATATCAGCACTGCATTGGGCTGTCTCAAGCTTTTTGTAGCTCTTACATGGTAATGAATTAACCACAGCCTCTGGCGCTTGAGCAGaggccatggaaagtgaaagtgatGAGGGTTGCCGGTGAATCTCATCCAATACCTGGAAAAAATTGTGCACGTAAGCATATTAAGTAACTAGAGAAGAAATCTTATACAAAAACAACAAAGGAGCAGTTAAGTTGACAGAATCATCCTTTAAACATTCCACTCCTAGTTTAGTCAATGGGTGCAAATTAATGTTAATTACAATTTACATCCCCCTATAGACTGAACTATCAAAGTTCCTATTTCTAATTTTCTTGTGGTGCTTTGGCCTCATAAATTAATCAACCATCATACAGACATAGCCACAAAACAATCCCTGCAATACTGACTTCATTCTGCAACTTACTCGGGCCAATTCTATTTTGTTGTTGTCAGGTGATTTACTAATTCAAACAGGTTAACACGACCTTTATGCAAAAGAGGAAATAGTTGAAGTTCCTGTCTAATGTAGCGATTTCAAATTCCGATATGAATCTGCGTGAAATTATCATGTTGCTGTGTTGAAGTCTGTAACTGGAGTAACAGCTGCATATGGCAATCACATACATTTGTCAAAACTCAGAAGTAAGCAGGGGAGAAGTTGTGTCAAAACTCTGCATAACATATATGCAGTTGTGTCTCTTAGTTCTTCTAAACACAAGTAGAATGATGTTGATAATCCAATGAATCAGACTTGAGCAACACAAACTCAACAGACTGAGTGCTAAATAGTTCTCAACACTGAAACAAAAACATTTAAAAAATGAAGGGAAAGAGCAAACCTCGAATAATGCCTCCGTTAACATGACAATTCTTGATATACTTGCACGAGCACTAGATTCTTCAGCAACCAAGAATGCATCACAGGTGCATCTGCCAATTTGGTGAATCCCCAAAGGACAAGCAGCAGTACTTTGTCCGTTCCCACTATCAAAAATAGCACGACGGTGCTCCCTAATCTGTAACAAAACAATAGCACCAACTTAAGGACACATGTGCATGAGATCAAGCAGCAAATGATTAAGACCACAGAAAACAATGCTACCAAGTGTAAGAACCAGAACTGAGAACACATCGGGCATAGAAGTGGTGCAGAAATGAAACAGCATATGCAGCATATAGTGTAGGTTCACTTCACGGAATTCTGAATATGCTGAAAGAAAATAGCGAGAACACATATGATGATTAAAGTACAGGTTTTTtttcagaaaatagtgcaaacCTACATCAACAATTAATAACTTATTCTGAACATAGTGACACCAATAACATTTCCTAAATATGGAATCGCAACATATGAAAGAGTAGGCATAGCTGCCATAGGCCAGAGCAATTACCCGAGATCTTGAATACTGGTTTACTCTGATTGAACCATGGCGTCTACGATGAAAGTATCGTGCCTCCTCAACCTCATCTCCAAAAAGATCATCACCAAGGTCTAGCCATCTACTGTAAAATCCCAGATCATCAGTGTCTGAATCTAGATAACCTCTAGAACCACGTCTTGAAAATGAATCCCATAGGACCCTTCTATGATTTCTTCTTGTTTCACCATTACTCGAATCTCTAGAGTGTTCTGGGCCATCATTTGAGAAAATGCTAACCATGTCTTCATGCACTGTACTTCCACCAATCTGACCATGTGACACGCTGAATATGGTTGGAACATCTTCTCTGCTAGCAGTTGCATCTGGAATTGATTCTCCAATGATGGATGATGCACTTGAAGTAGCAGGCAACACAGATGTTAAGCTGGATTGAGAAACATCTGATCTTTCACTTGACAAAACATCTCTGGATGAAGTCCTGCGGAGAGCTGCCTCGCCGTCTTCCAAGCCAGGCACGATCCTTTCAGATGCCATCAGCGAGGAGTGGAAATCAGACTGGGACATGGAGCCACTAACTTCTGTAATGAAAACCGCGTCAATATGGACATTGTCAGGTGCAGGTTCTACAAGCTCTTGTGCCATAGGACTAACCCCTTCTCCAGATGTTCTCTCACCATTGCCAGCTTCATTACTTTGATTTCCCCTAATCATGGCATCCTTTCCTGATGAACTCCCGAGACCACTCGTTTCAGCATCTTTAATTCGTAGGGGATGCTCCTTGTTCTCATGACAGTCCAAGTGGTTGAACCTGAGACGGTGACTTATGGTGCTTGAAGACGGATGCACTCTTGGGTCTGGCTCGCTGGTGTGGCGAAGATCCTTAGCAGACAGAGAAGGCTGGAAATCTAGCCCAGCCGCTGCTCGCTCTGCTTGCCGAGTTGCTGCCTGCACAACATACCTTCCTGACATCAGTCAACAACAGAGATAACAAAACAGAAGGAAAAGAAAGCAACCTTATCCACTGAAAGCATGAAACCCCACTGGCACTTCAGTAACATACAGAAATGCTGCAGTTCACAGGTTTAGTTCAGCTTATCACTCAAGAGACCCCCCAATAGTTCTAGTGTGGAATGGCAGATTCTGTGAGCTCTCCATTCATGTCCATTATGAGGGTTGCAGTATAGATGTAGGCTAGCTAATCCATAGGCAGCTAATCATGCCTGCATGGCACGGATGTGTAAGGAAGGAACATAAATGTTCATTCAGCTAGTCAACTGCCCGTCCATAGCCCATACTACTACCTATCATGATTGAGCAAGCAGCGGTACAAAGGAAATGGCGATAAAAAGCTCCAGAAGCAAGTCCATGGCTCCTCCCAACCAAAGCTACGCCGCCAGAACCACCATCCCCAATCCCACGACCCAATGAACAGTAACCACCGACGAATCCCTCCCTACCGCAAGCCAGCCCCAACGCCGAGACCCGAGACCCGAGACCAGCCCTGTGCTAGGAGGCTAGGAGCGACTGACTACCTGGAGGGCgcgcgaggaggaggcggccgcggcggcggcggcggcgaggccccCGCCGTCGCGCGCGGAGGATCCGGCCCCGAAGCACCCGGCGAGGCCGATCCGCGGCCGGCGCcgcggcgacggcgaggacgaCGACGGGCCGGCGGCGCAGCTGCTGCTCGCGGCGCCCATCTCGCTCTGCCTTTCGGACGGACGGATGGATGGATGGGTTCCTCCGCTCTCCGATTTGGGGGAGAGAGTGGGGAGGGGAGTGCCGTGGGTGCGGGGCGCTGTCCCTTTTACATCTGCGCGCTTTATAGATTGCTTTCGCTTCGgaattcattcatttattttttGCGGGCGATGGTTGCCGGCCCGCCGGGTTTTTATCCCGACCTTGAGCCATTGACTCCTGAGTCAAGAACATAAAAATGGTGCTTGTTGAGTCCACACAAACTGTGGATGGCGACGAGAGGAAAAGACATGCGGGCTCCGGCGGTAAAATGCGTGTTCCTCCCTCCGTCCCATGATATAAGATCGTTTTTTTAATCTGCGCAGTTCCATGATATAAGATCGTTTTTTAAGCTGCGCAGAGGGAGTAGTCGAGAGGGGGTAGATGGTACTCCAAATTGACACGTGAATGTGTAAATCTCGATAAGTCAAGCGGGCTAGGGAAGCATGGGGGTTCAACTTGGATCACCGAAACCGACACACCAAATGTTCACGGATACTATCTAGAGAAAAAAAAGACGGACACGTCTGGACGTGTGTGGAACTATCTTAGTAGAGTAGTGTATACATATGGCCAATCGCGCCTCACAGAACGGTTCATACTTCTTCATCGAGTACGTTGTCATCATGTTTGCTTCAAAGTAAACAACAAGAATGTCAAAAACGATGCGATGGCATTGTTCAAACACTTGCCGCGGGTGGTGTCTGCCATGCACGACATCGATAGGGGGCCAAGGATATCTGGGCTACGCTTGAATCCGGGGTGGAACGATGGCATAGTCCAAGGCGGGCGCGCCACGGCGGCATCGGTCTCTGAGGGTGTGGATACAAAGCAAAGGCAGAGAGATACAGTGAGGGAGAAAGGGCTCTCGGTGTGGTATTTTAGTGGGATGGGCACATTGGAATCTGACGTGGCGGAGGTCCAGATGCCCGCAAACCTCCCCTGGATTTGATTCCGATTTGTGGATTTCGTACATCCGAGCTGGTCCGGAGAAAAAATTGACCGCCATTGGATGGCAAAATAGATATTTAAACTGTCTGATTTGGATATGTAGGGGATATTTATAAAATACTAGTAAGTTTGCATGTGCAACACACAATTCAATTGTCAACAAATGGTTATCAGattactccctccgtatcaaaGACGTTTTAAGGCTAGTTTAGCccacaaaaacgtcttatattgtggTACACAAGTAGTAGTTGTCTAATATTTACATAGTTTTTCATCTTACATGTTCTATTACCAATAGTAATGTTCATGTGGAGGAAAAACTACATGACATGGACAAATGAAGGAGATACAAATAAGATGAAAGATTAGCAAATTTATGCGGTCGCTTATTAGCTTTCTCTGTAGCCATATTATAAGCCCCCTTAGTTCTTTTGCCAAACTAGATGAATGTATTCCTAGGTAATTTGTATAAGTCTCAAGGAAGAGACAAATATCCAAATCAAAACTTACAGTGGTCAAATTAGTTCGGTCGGACATGCCAGTCCCCAATTTGCATGTCCAAATTAAGTCCAGATCAAAATATATTGTTAAGCAACATAGCAGATGTCTACTAAAAAGGAAATGACTAAATATAATAAAAATATGTAGTATGGTAATATATGATACACCAATGCTTCTCTATTTCTCAATTATTATCATAAAGATAAATCAATAAAAAAGACATCAAACCAAAATGGCATTTATAATAGACTCACGGAACCATCACTATATTTGAGTAGTTCATACTCTTGTTAGTCCAACAACTAATCTGAATATGGTAACTTACTATAGAGCATGCATACAAACATGCTAATCTTCATTGGCAACAAAACAATAATTTTCATATAGATGAAACCTCCCGAACAACAAGATACTAAACGCATGTCATTATCTGACTGAACCCGTTATACAAAGAAAGGAAAATGGACGAACGCTTTAGAAGCTGATTTGTTGCTCAGTATTCGACAATGGTTGTACTAAATATCTATTCCAAAAAAGTTGGAAAATGAAAAGCCAATGTAATTCATGTTACTCACAAAACTCCATGTACCCATGTCATATTTTTCATGTGTATGATCATGAACTTACATAAAACAAACCAATCAAGAGGAAGAGTGTCATCCAATCCATGAAAACACTACAACGAAAAGCCTACAGGTAAGGCCCTTCTTGTATGAAAATTTGAAAATTCTCACAACTCAATATGCTACTATAAGGCAGTTACCCTGCAACTTCTTTAGCAACATCTCCTCTTCactctccttcctcctctttgtTGCTTCCTCTGCCTTCCTATCCTCCTCCTCTTTCATCAAACACTGCTCTTCATATTTTCTCAAACGTTCTTCCTCCACTTCTCCGATTACCACCTCTTCGCAAGAGCCTCCTGCATCTCCCAAACATGCTTTGGGAGCTTCTTCATGTCAACCTTCCCTTTATGCACCTcgcctccttttcctccttcttgACCTCTCTCCCATTAGGTGCAAGACTGAGCAATAAAATAGTCTTATATTTTTAAGACATATAGATGTGTATTAATGTTGGACAATGTGCAACACAATATGTACCTAAATGTAGGTGACAAATATGTGgggtaagaaaaataaatcaaaataCTACATCTCACCTACAAGTAGAGCAAACCATTGCCTATAGCTAGTGGTACCTACAAGAAAAATATGTATTTTGGTAAATATTTATTTGTAACTCTATAGAAGATAGTGATAATGTTACATGTCTAATAACTTTCCAGATGATATGTAGCAGGTAGTGATGACAACGACGGGCCGGCGGCGCAGCTGCTGCTCGTGGCACACATCTCGCTCGACTTTCCGGATGGATGGGTTCCCCCGCTCTCTGATTTGGGGGAGAGAGTGGGGAGGGGGAGAAGGGGAGAGCAGGTCTGGGAAGTGTCGTGGCTGCAAGGCACTATCCCTTTTGCATCTGCGTGCTTTATAGATTGTTTTCTTCGCTTCATGGTTTTTTTTACTGGCACTGGGATGAGATTTATCTCAAATCTCAAACCATTGACTTCTGTGCTTGAGTAAAGAACATAAAGATGGTGCTTATTCAGTCCACACAAAATGTGGATGATAACAAGAAGAAAATAAATGCGGCTGGCTCCGGTGGTTAATTGCCGTGTAAACATAACTTAATTTTGATCacagatactccctctgtttataCAAATtaagatgttttgaatattttaatatggactacatacgtatTGAAATTAATGAACAAATACTATAAAACATGCGTGTCTATTTTTTTTTTAGTTCAAGTTTGGTATTTTGACCAGAGATATAAGCTAAGTCAAGACTCACCGTAAAAACAAAAAAATGTCGGTCGGAGTGAGGCATTTTGGAGCTCAGGCTCCATGAAGCTCTTTTAAAAGAAATCAAAAGTATATTTTAatgcttcaaaaattctgaaataaattattTATGTTCGTATGGATGTATGCTATGATCTATAAGTGTAAAAAAATTCACAGTGAAATACATTAACATACGAGGTGCAtagaaaaagacaaattcatgcaaCTTTTTTATAGTGAACACTGTGTGTAGTGTTTGTTGTGTCAAAATCACATATTTGTCTTTTATGTGTAGATTTCACCTTAATGTATATCATCATCAAACTTTATGCACATATATAGTATATACATCCATACGAACTTCTATGATTTTGTAGATTTTTGTGGAACTTTAAAatgtgatttttttgaatttttcaataAAACAAGCTCCATGGAGAGCTCGAGCCCTATTTGCATTTTCGAGTCGAGAGAGGATAGATATTTTTCTTTTCGGATATACACACGAATGTTTAAATCTCGATAAGTCAAGCGGGTTAGGGGAGCGTGGGAGAAGGAGTAAGTCGCCTTTTGTGATCAACCAGTTTCATACGAATTAGCAAGTCACATTTCATGATCGACTAATTTCATACAAATCCTTTAACTCACTAAGCTCCTTAAGGGTGAAACCTCCTTCAATCAAGTGAGCTCTCCAATTCGAGATTTGGTCCATGATTTTGGCTTGGTCAACACATTGTGCTTTGTTGAGTGATCTATTTATGGGTGGGCCCATTGGTAAGTGGTTGCGTAGTGGAGAGATACGAGTCGATTTAGGGCAAAGATTTTAAGAGCCCAGAACAATTAGgagtttcttttgcttctttccccACTGGTCAGTCAATGTTGACATGCCTTGGCTCAGGTGTCTTCAATCGTGTCATGTGCTCTCATTGTGATGCGTCTCTAGAGGGCACGAGATTCTTTCACTGTTGCGCTGGCTATGTGGGCACAGAAAAGACCTCGTGGATGCAAAGAGGATAAAATCATAGCCGGTTGTGTGCAGAGGCAGCTAGAGGATATCTCAACGGCTGGGAGTAGGCGGCTTGAGGGGAGTTCGATGTATCTCCTGGTTGGGCATTTGGCGGCTGCGAGCACGCGGCTAGGAGCGACGTCTTTCCTAGTCGGTCATTCGGATGCAACCTTGGAATCTGGAAGCAGTCTTTTTCGTCTGGGTGTTCGGTGGTTGACACCTCATCGATGTGGAGTGGTGACTTTTCCTTTCCTTTGTTTGATGTCTttgttggcgaacgtagtaatttcaaaaaaattcctacgcacacgcaagatcatggtgatgaatagcaacgagaggggagagtgttgtccacgtaccctcgtagaccgtaagcggaagcgttatgagaacgcggttgatgtagtcgtacgtcttcacgatccgaccgatccaagtactgaaagtATGGCACattcgagttcagcacatgttcagctcggtgacgtcccacgaactccgatccagtagagcttcaagggagagttccgtcagcacgacggtatgatgacggtgatgatgatgctaccgacgcagggcttcgcctaagcaccgctacgatatgaccgaggtggattatgatggaggggggcaccgcacaggctaaaagatcaactgatcaacttgtgtgtccatggggtgcccccctcccccgtatataaaggactggaggagggggagggccgaccctctactatggcgcgccctggggagtcctactcccaccgggagtaggattccccccttccatgtagtaggagtaggagagaaggaaagggaaaagagaagagaaggaaggagggggcgccgcccctcccccttgtccaatttggaataGGCCTTGGGAGGGCGCgcaacctcccctctctctttctcctaaagcccaataaggcccatatactccccggtgaattcccgtaactctcc
This window contains:
- the LOC123128796 gene encoding uncharacterized protein, which produces MGAASSSCAAGPSSSSPSPRRRPRIGLAGCFGAGSSARDGGGLAAAAAAAASSSRALQAATRQAERAAAGLDFQPSLSAKDLRHTSEPDPRVHPSSSTISHRLRFNHLDCHENKEHPLRIKDAETSGLGSSSGKDAMIRGNQSNEAGNGERTSGEGVSPMAQELVEPAPDNVHIDAVFITEVSGSMSQSDFHSSLMASERIVPGLEDGEAALRRTSSRDVLSSERSDVSQSSLTSVLPATSSASSIIGESIPDATASREDVPTIFSVSHGQIGGSTVHEDMVSIFSNDGPEHSRDSSNGETRRNHRRVLWDSFSRRGSRGYLDSDTDDLGFYSRWLDLGDDLFGDEVEEARYFHRRRHGSIRVNQYSRSRIREHRRAIFDSGNGQSTAACPLGIHQIGRCTCDAFLVAEESSARASISRIVMLTEALFEVLDEIHRQPSSLSLSMASAQAPEAVVNSLPCKSYKKLETAQCSADMEQCHICLTEYEDGDQIRSLPCKHEFHLQCVDKWLKEIHRVCPLCRGDVCEGVVAS